One window from the genome of Desulfobaccales bacterium encodes:
- a CDS encoding HD domain-containing protein translates to MPPSYREARIMPHQPIARLQDGAVVQQYFLVRQAESRTDKSGNPYFSLVLGDKTGTMVAKVWSKVVAKCPGPFTPGDHVGVQAQVESYKGEFQLNVQYINTVEALRAMGRDLREYDPDLLVQATPYDRQELWQELCQLAETQIGPPLAQLVLNLLNRHREEFLVCPAARLYHHPYLGGLLEHTWFVARHTLASLNIYPDLNRDLALSGAILHDLGKIIEIANPPAPELTVSGQLLGHIVLGWDLVRREAQTLEFPDPTLLLQLEHIILSHHGSLEFGSPIPPKTREALLVNFLDDLDAKLKMMSQHLESDTGAGDFTSYHRVLQRGLYKGGSSAGQNGEPDEAAEK, encoded by the coding sequence ATGCCCCCATCTTACCGGGAGGCCCGGATCATGCCCCATCAACCTATTGCCCGCCTGCAGGACGGCGCCGTGGTGCAGCAATATTTCCTGGTGCGCCAGGCCGAAAGCCGCACCGATAAATCCGGCAACCCTTATTTTTCCCTGGTCCTGGGTGATAAGACCGGCACTATGGTGGCTAAGGTCTGGAGCAAGGTAGTGGCCAAATGCCCCGGCCCCTTTACCCCGGGAGATCATGTGGGAGTTCAGGCGCAAGTCGAGTCCTACAAAGGCGAATTCCAGCTCAATGTCCAGTATATCAACACCGTCGAGGCCCTCCGGGCCATGGGCCGGGACCTCCGGGAGTATGACCCGGACCTGCTCGTCCAGGCCACCCCGTACGACCGCCAGGAATTATGGCAGGAACTCTGCCAGTTGGCTGAAACCCAGATCGGTCCGCCCCTTGCGCAACTGGTCCTCAATCTCCTTAACCGCCACCGGGAGGAATTCCTGGTCTGTCCCGCAGCCCGCCTCTATCACCACCCTTACCTCGGCGGCCTCTTGGAACATACCTGGTTCGTCGCCCGCCACACCCTGGCCTCCCTCAACATCTATCCCGACCTGAACCGGGACCTGGCCCTGTCCGGGGCTATCCTCCACGACCTGGGTAAGATCATCGAGATCGCCAACCCCCCCGCGCCTGAGCTCACCGTGAGCGGCCAACTCCTGGGCCACATCGTCCTGGGCTGGGATCTGGTGCGCAGAGAAGCCCAGACCCTGGAGTTCCCCGACCCCACCCTCCTGCTGCAACTGGAACACATCATTTTATCCCACCACGGCTCCCTGGAGTTCGGCTCCCCCATCCCCCCCAAAACCCGGGAAGCCCTGCTGGTCAATTTCCTGGACGACCTGGACGCCAAGCTGAAAATGATGAGCCAACACTTGGAGAGCGACACCGGCGCAGGTGATTTCACCAGCTATCATCGGGTCTTGCAGCGGGGACTCTACAAGGGTGGCTCCTCTGCCGGCCAAAACGGGGAGCCGGACGAGGCAGCCGAAAAATAA
- a CDS encoding universal stress protein: protein MFTKILVPLDGSEIAAKVLPKVIELAKTFNAKVTLFHACYSGVGAFAGEGTPATIKAAEAHEDKFCMTFLAQAGQDLKAQGVDADWFCEDGVPALAIIAFAQDKGYDLIVMGTHGAGEVAWYMGGVADKVASHATVPVLLLRTMAFKAPLLKEVYSQVPGENFP, encoded by the coding sequence ATGTTTACGAAGATTTTGGTTCCTCTGGATGGCTCGGAAATTGCGGCGAAAGTTCTCCCCAAGGTAATTGAACTGGCCAAGACCTTCAACGCCAAGGTGACCCTCTTCCATGCCTGCTATAGCGGCGTTGGCGCTTTCGCCGGGGAGGGCACTCCGGCAACGATCAAAGCCGCAGAAGCCCACGAAGATAAATTCTGCATGACCTTCCTGGCTCAGGCGGGTCAGGACCTCAAGGCCCAGGGAGTGGATGCCGACTGGTTCTGCGAAGACGGGGTGCCGGCTCTGGCGATCATCGCTTTTGCCCAGGACAAAGGCTACGACCTCATCGTCATGGGAACCCACGGCGCTGGTGAAGTGGCCTGGTACATGGGCGGCGTGGCCGACAAAGTCGCCTCCCACGCCACCGTCCCGGTGCTGTTGCTGCGGACCATGGCATTCAAGGCGCCTTTGCTGAAAGAGGTGTATTCCCAGGTACCGGGAGAAAATTTCCCTTAA
- a CDS encoding aldehyde dehydrogenase family protein, with amino-acid sequence METKGCFINGKWVDTSQRLKVTSPWSGEVVGEVSLAGPGEWESAIVAAELAAVALRKMSSLERRQMLEALVAGVRERQGELAATIVAEGGKPITFARGEVSRGLMTLSIAAEEAERLGGEVLPLDLTRASAGRWGITRRFPIGPVLGITPFNFPLNLVLHKVAPALAAGNPIIIKPPSACPLTSLKLAEIYDQAGLPAGGLQVMASSSALAETAVADDRLKALSFTGSAAVGWALKGKAGKKRVILELGGNAACIVDKGADLTWAAKRAAIGSFAHAGQVCIAVQRLLVHREVYEPFKEIFLKVIEQEILAGDPAVEATVIGPMIDAKAAAKVREWVQEARDGGARLVAGNPGARNLIPAMVLEAVSREMKVWSQEVFGPVAVLAPFEDFSQALTMANDSDYGLQAGVFTDNLANAWQAFETLQVGGVIINDAPVFRVDNMPYGGAKASGMGREGVRYAMEELTELRLLALKV; translated from the coding sequence ATGGAAACTAAAGGGTGTTTTATCAACGGCAAATGGGTGGATACTTCCCAGAGATTAAAGGTGACCTCTCCCTGGTCCGGGGAAGTGGTGGGCGAGGTTTCCCTGGCCGGGCCGGGGGAATGGGAGTCGGCCATCGTGGCGGCGGAGTTGGCCGCGGTGGCCTTGCGGAAGATGTCCAGCCTGGAGCGCCGGCAGATGTTGGAGGCTTTGGTGGCGGGGGTCAGGGAGCGCCAGGGGGAATTGGCCGCCACCATCGTGGCCGAAGGCGGCAAGCCCATCACCTTTGCCCGGGGCGAGGTGAGCCGGGGGCTGATGACGCTGTCGATCGCGGCCGAGGAAGCCGAGCGCCTGGGGGGTGAGGTGCTGCCGCTGGACTTGACCCGGGCCAGCGCCGGACGCTGGGGCATCACCCGGCGCTTTCCCATCGGGCCGGTGCTGGGGATCACGCCGTTTAATTTCCCGCTTAACCTGGTGTTGCACAAGGTGGCCCCGGCCCTGGCCGCGGGCAACCCCATCATCATCAAGCCGCCGTCAGCCTGTCCCTTAACGTCTCTGAAACTGGCGGAGATTTACGATCAGGCCGGATTGCCCGCGGGTGGACTCCAGGTTATGGCCAGTTCAAGCGCTCTGGCAGAAACCGCGGTAGCCGACGACCGTCTGAAAGCTTTGTCGTTCACCGGCAGCGCCGCGGTGGGGTGGGCCTTAAAGGGCAAGGCCGGGAAAAAACGGGTCATCCTGGAGTTGGGGGGCAACGCTGCCTGCATCGTGGATAAGGGCGCGGACCTTACCTGGGCGGCCAAGCGGGCCGCTATCGGCTCCTTTGCCCACGCCGGCCAGGTCTGCATCGCGGTGCAGCGGCTCCTCGTGCACCGGGAGGTCTATGAGCCCTTCAAGGAGATTTTTCTCAAGGTTATCGAGCAGGAAATCCTGGCCGGCGACCCGGCTGTCGAGGCGACGGTCATCGGCCCCATGATCGATGCTAAAGCCGCGGCGAAGGTAAGGGAGTGGGTCCAGGAGGCCAGGGACGGCGGGGCCCGTTTAGTGGCAGGGAACCCCGGGGCGCGCAATCTCATCCCTGCCATGGTGCTGGAGGCGGTGAGCCGGGAAATGAAGGTTTGGAGCCAGGAAGTCTTCGGGCCGGTGGCGGTGCTGGCGCCCTTTGAGGATTTCTCCCAGGCACTTACGATGGCCAACGATTCGGACTATGGCCTCCAGGCCGGGGTTTTCACTGACAATCTGGCTAACGCCTGGCAGGCTTTTGAAACCCTGCAGGTGGGGGGCGTGATTATCAATGATGCCCCGGTCTTTCGGGTGGACAATATGCCCTATGGCGGGGCCAAGGCATCGGGTATGGGGCGGGAAGGCGTGCGCTATGCCATGGAGGAGCTTACAGAACTGCGGCTTCTGGCGTTGAAGGTTTAG
- a CDS encoding aconitate hydratase translates to MGKTIVEQVMAAHLVSGELTPGNEVALKIDHTLTQDATGTLAYLEFEAMGVDRAKPEVAVSYVDHNLPQTDFRNADDHRFLRTVAAKYGLYFSPPGNGICHQVHLERFSAPGKTLLGSDSHTPTAGGAGMLAIGAGGLDVALALAGQPFYLPMPEILGVKLTGRFQPWVSAKDVILELLRRLSVKGGRGKILEFFGPALRYLSVPERAAITNMGAELGATTSIFPADAQTRKFLKMQGREADFRPLKALGRPQYANVQEVNLDQLASLVAQPSSPDKVAKVQDLAGLPVEQVLIGSCANSSLRDLLIAAQALKGRRVHPRVSLEINPGSRQVLENLILAGGLLPLIEAGARVMPPGCWGCIGMGQAPPTNAVSVRTFPRNFPGRSGTKDDKVYLASPETAVAAAVFGALRDPRELGDYPRVAAPRHFVVAGGNIIPPPPPGEAFEVVRGPNIVPFPQLTPLPETWRGEVWLKVGDNVTTDDIMPAGSQVLPLRSNLPAISQFAFSRLDPEFPERVQGKGEGAVVGGENYGQGSSREHAALAPRYLGVRVKLVKSFARIHLANLINFGILPLTFENPGDYDLLSQGQTLELPGVKRLILDGAERLPLKVGDKEIWVRVDLSERQRRLLAVGGALNLAREGK, encoded by the coding sequence ATGGGAAAAACCATTGTTGAACAGGTTATGGCCGCGCATCTGGTGTCCGGGGAGTTGACGCCGGGCAATGAGGTGGCGCTGAAGATTGATCATACTTTGACCCAGGATGCCACCGGCACCTTGGCCTATTTGGAGTTTGAGGCCATGGGGGTGGATCGGGCCAAACCTGAAGTAGCGGTGAGCTATGTGGACCACAATCTCCCCCAAACGGATTTTCGCAATGCCGACGACCATCGGTTCTTGCGGACCGTGGCGGCCAAATACGGCCTCTATTTTTCGCCGCCAGGCAACGGCATCTGCCACCAGGTGCACCTGGAGCGGTTCAGCGCCCCGGGCAAGACCTTGTTGGGGTCCGACAGCCACACGCCTACGGCCGGAGGGGCCGGAATGCTGGCCATCGGCGCCGGCGGGCTGGACGTGGCCCTGGCCCTGGCCGGACAGCCTTTTTATCTGCCGATGCCCGAAATCCTGGGGGTTAAGCTGACGGGACGGTTCCAGCCCTGGGTGTCGGCCAAGGACGTTATCCTGGAGTTGTTGCGCCGGCTAAGCGTTAAGGGCGGCCGGGGCAAAATCCTGGAATTCTTCGGGCCGGCCTTGCGTTATCTCAGCGTGCCGGAACGGGCCGCGATCACCAACATGGGGGCCGAACTGGGGGCCACCACCTCCATCTTCCCGGCGGATGCCCAGACCCGCAAGTTTCTGAAAATGCAGGGGCGCGAGGCGGATTTTCGTCCCCTTAAGGCCCTGGGGCGTCCGCAGTACGCAAACGTGCAGGAGGTGAACCTGGATCAGCTAGCCTCCCTCGTCGCCCAGCCCAGTTCGCCGGATAAGGTGGCAAAAGTACAGGATCTGGCGGGCCTGCCGGTGGAACAGGTGCTCATCGGGTCCTGTGCCAATTCGTCGTTGCGGGATTTGCTCATCGCGGCTCAGGCCTTGAAAGGGCGGCGGGTGCATCCCCGGGTCAGCCTGGAGATCAACCCGGGGTCCCGCCAGGTCCTGGAAAACCTCATTCTGGCCGGGGGCTTGTTGCCACTGATCGAGGCCGGCGCCCGGGTGATGCCGCCGGGCTGCTGGGGCTGCATCGGCATGGGCCAGGCTCCACCCACCAACGCGGTAAGTGTCCGCACCTTTCCCCGGAATTTCCCGGGCAGGAGCGGCACTAAGGACGATAAGGTCTACCTGGCCAGCCCCGAAACCGCGGTGGCCGCAGCCGTTTTCGGGGCACTCCGAGACCCCCGGGAACTGGGGGATTATCCCCGGGTGGCCGCGCCCCGTCACTTCGTGGTGGCCGGAGGCAATATCATCCCGCCGCCGCCACCGGGCGAGGCCTTCGAGGTGGTCCGGGGTCCCAACATCGTGCCTTTTCCGCAGCTTACGCCGCTGCCTGAAACCTGGCGAGGAGAGGTGTGGCTCAAAGTAGGGGATAATGTCACCACTGACGATATTATGCCCGCGGGCAGCCAGGTTCTGCCGCTCAGGAGCAACCTGCCGGCCATCAGCCAGTTTGCCTTTTCCCGACTGGACCCGGAGTTCCCCGAGCGTGTGCAGGGTAAAGGCGAAGGCGCGGTCGTCGGCGGCGAAAATTACGGCCAGGGCTCTTCCCGGGAGCACGCGGCGCTGGCGCCCCGGTACCTGGGGGTGCGGGTCAAGTTGGTGAAGAGCTTTGCCCGAATTCATTTGGCCAACCTGATCAACTTCGGCATCCTGCCCCTGACTTTTGAGAACCCCGGGGATTATGACCTGCTGTCCCAGGGCCAAACCCTGGAATTGCCCGGGGTTAAGCGGCTGATCCTGGACGGTGCGGAACGCCTGCCCCTGAAGGTCGGGGATAAAGAAATCTGGGTCCGGGTGGACCTGTCCGAACGCCAGCGCCGCCTCCTGGCGGTAGGTGGGGCCCTGAACCTGGCGAGGGAAGGGAAGTAG
- a CDS encoding glycerophosphodiester phosphodiesterase family protein translates to MPNIMGHRGAPYAEPENTLRSFRRALAMGVAAVELDVQLTKDGRLAVIHDETLDRTTNGRGPVKNFSLAELQRLDAGQGEPVPSLEEVFGLVKGKAHLVVELKQPEAAPALLVFFQEHQAFEFATVISFWHPALKALKEQETRLKTGVLLVGCPADPVGLAQAAKADALILQYAYVTPKLVAAAHNHGLLVYVWNIDDINTLQPYLIMNLDGIGSNRPDVLIEYLRMIES, encoded by the coding sequence ATGCCAAATATTATGGGACACCGGGGAGCCCCATACGCGGAGCCCGAGAACACGCTGCGCTCGTTTCGGCGGGCGCTGGCTATGGGGGTGGCCGCGGTGGAACTGGACGTTCAGCTCACCAAAGACGGCCGCCTGGCCGTAATTCACGACGAAACCCTGGACCGGACTACCAATGGCCGGGGTCCGGTGAAGAATTTTTCCCTGGCGGAACTTCAGCGCCTGGACGCCGGCCAGGGGGAGCCGGTGCCCTCTCTGGAAGAGGTCTTTGGCCTGGTTAAGGGCAAGGCGCACCTGGTGGTGGAATTGAAACAACCGGAGGCCGCGCCGGCACTGTTAGTCTTTTTTCAGGAGCATCAAGCCTTTGAGTTCGCCACCGTCATCTCCTTCTGGCATCCGGCCCTCAAGGCCCTCAAAGAGCAGGAAACACGCCTGAAGACCGGTGTCCTCCTGGTGGGCTGCCCTGCGGACCCCGTGGGCCTGGCGCAGGCGGCCAAAGCCGACGCCCTGATCCTCCAGTACGCCTACGTCACTCCGAAACTGGTGGCCGCGGCCCACAACCATGGCCTCCTGGTCTACGTCTGGAACATCGACGATATCAACACGCTGCAACCCTATCTGATCATGAACCTGGACGGCATCGGCAGCAACCGCCCGGATGTTTTGATAGAATATCTAAGAATGATCGAGAGCTGA
- a CDS encoding NAD(P)/FAD-dependent oxidoreductase, with protein MTLPEVTHEVAIIGAGPAGATLALELAQGGLKPVLIDKAVFPRVKVCGGGLTIKALKFLPPDMGEVLENEIRRVKLSFGLRQSFAKTSSQSLMYTVERKRFDAALVDRVRRAGGGFRDGERLQQLAAGPGDAVTITTSKGSLKARVVVGADGARSRVASSVGLQPVDFFHLGVQVEVPQSLIGKNAIDFTETIFLDMGSIPNGYAWGFPRGDLRVIGVGGLLHQGAPLKAYLARLLAHFGVEPHALSLSAHLVPHRITPKPIVRDRVLLVGDAAGLTDFWTGEGICFALESAHLAARQILKFFRGDARALNDYQVQVDRKITPELAASFQFSKLFNYLGPLAFRFLRHYDYPWEVFCRIMRGDRSFLEIKKRFRPDIFCRKLLIKSARNRPIA; from the coding sequence ATGACTCTCCCGGAGGTGACGCATGAGGTCGCCATCATCGGCGCCGGCCCCGCCGGAGCAACCCTGGCCCTTGAGCTGGCGCAAGGCGGGCTTAAGCCTGTCCTCATCGATAAGGCAGTCTTTCCCAGGGTCAAAGTCTGCGGCGGTGGCCTGACGATCAAAGCCTTGAAGTTTCTCCCGCCGGATATGGGCGAAGTCCTGGAAAATGAGATTCGCCGGGTAAAGTTAAGCTTCGGCCTTCGCCAGTCTTTTGCCAAAACCTCCTCTCAGTCCCTCATGTATACGGTGGAACGGAAACGCTTCGACGCTGCCCTGGTGGACCGGGTGCGGCGCGCCGGGGGCGGTTTCAGGGATGGAGAACGGCTGCAGCAGTTAGCTGCCGGTCCGGGGGACGCCGTAACCATTACCACCTCCAAAGGGAGCCTCAAGGCCCGGGTCGTGGTGGGAGCCGACGGCGCCCGGAGCCGGGTAGCCAGCAGCGTCGGGCTGCAGCCGGTAGATTTTTTCCACTTAGGGGTCCAGGTGGAGGTTCCCCAAAGTCTGATAGGCAAAAACGCCATTGATTTCACCGAAACAATTTTTCTGGATATGGGGAGCATTCCCAACGGTTATGCCTGGGGTTTCCCCCGGGGCGATCTCCGGGTCATCGGGGTTGGAGGTCTGCTGCACCAGGGTGCGCCGCTCAAGGCGTACCTGGCCCGCCTGCTGGCTCACTTTGGAGTGGAGCCGCACGCCTTGTCTTTATCGGCCCATCTTGTTCCCCACCGGATTACGCCCAAGCCCATCGTGCGGGACCGGGTCCTGCTGGTGGGCGATGCCGCGGGTTTGACGGATTTCTGGACCGGGGAAGGTATTTGTTTCGCCTTAGAAAGTGCTCACCTGGCGGCCCGCCAGATCCTCAAATTTTTCCGGGGGGATGCTAGAGCCCTCAACGACTACCAGGTCCAGGTTGACCGGAAGATCACCCCGGAGTTGGCGGCCTCCTTCCAGTTTTCCAAACTATTCAATTACCTCGGTCCTCTGGCTTTCAGGTTCTTGCGGCATTATGATTACCCCTGGGAGGTTTTTTGCCGCATCATGCGGGGGGACCGGTCATTTTTGGAGATCAAAAAACGCTTTCGGCCGGATATATTCTGCCGTAAACTCCTGATAAAATCTGCAAGAAACCGACCCATCGCCTGA
- a CDS encoding EamA family transporter codes for MNWLGFSLLAVGLWGVWGFLGKVASQHLPSPMIYLLTISGHLVVVAYLLMEGLGPVSWQPWGVGAAVGSGIAMAVALLFFLEALARGPALVVVPLTALYPAVTVALSWIFLREALTLRHLIGLALALAAVWLLSE; via the coding sequence ATGAATTGGCTGGGGTTTTCCCTCCTGGCGGTGGGCTTGTGGGGCGTGTGGGGCTTTTTGGGCAAGGTTGCCTCCCAACATTTGCCCTCCCCCATGATCTATCTTCTGACCATTTCCGGACACCTGGTCGTGGTCGCCTACCTTTTGATGGAGGGGCTAGGCCCGGTCTCCTGGCAGCCTTGGGGAGTTGGCGCCGCCGTGGGTTCCGGAATTGCCATGGCCGTGGCGCTCCTCTTTTTCCTGGAGGCCCTGGCCCGGGGTCCGGCCCTGGTGGTGGTGCCCCTCACCGCGCTTTATCCCGCGGTCACTGTGGCTCTGAGCTGGATTTTCCTCCGGGAAGCCCTGACCCTGCGGCACCTGATTGGCCTCGCCCTGGCGCTGGCAGCCGTCTGGCTACTATCCGAATAA
- a CDS encoding glycosyltransferase family 39 protein: MAKNVLKYGVPRAYDEVNIISQEQGREYDQNYLWRWSPWLQIYIAAAAFKIGGLTTFAGRLPYAIMGLACILLVYYLVRHNFNNYSWALISAALLTCSVPFLLYARQCRYYSLGALLTLISLYAFKDDWESKFIPALLLSLSAGLLFHTNYLLFFTFLLPALVAAIWLYPEKLPLKRTAIIIIATLIIILPGLFLFRIQAQSKIINLALIPKNLEQYFGGLLQYLIPLPLTLYLLWRWRRVFRAPRAALPQEPGERFVLFLSLIILGNILCLSPAPQCEHRYLMHLYPLCAIILGWVIIQTWRYYKVAGVLLALLLLFTNWLYLVPMDWLTITNRPTLNDRNMLTSPNIPLKLFLTELISGYPDVNGSYIHFFQTHAQPGDTILTTYGDLPLQFYTPFRVVGGLEGPIALSQSPEWVVPRWVTRWNRTYHLNESELFIKEKLPLGSDYCRIVLPFADEEFGNIADPYAHRFIPDPQPLAEIEIYKKLGPRQNVR; encoded by the coding sequence TTGGCCAAAAATGTCCTCAAATATGGCGTGCCTCGGGCCTATGATGAGGTGAATATCATTTCCCAGGAACAGGGGCGTGAGTATGACCAGAACTATTTATGGCGCTGGTCGCCCTGGCTCCAAATTTATATAGCCGCGGCCGCGTTCAAGATCGGCGGGCTCACCACCTTCGCAGGTCGCTTGCCCTATGCGATCATGGGGCTGGCGTGCATCTTATTGGTTTATTATTTAGTGAGGCATAATTTTAATAACTACTCGTGGGCCTTAATTTCAGCGGCCCTCTTAACCTGTTCCGTTCCCTTTCTCCTCTATGCCCGTCAATGCCGATATTACAGCTTGGGTGCTTTACTCACCTTAATTAGTCTTTATGCTTTTAAGGATGACTGGGAATCTAAGTTTATTCCGGCTTTATTATTATCATTATCGGCTGGATTACTTTTCCATACAAACTATTTACTATTTTTTACTTTTTTATTGCCTGCGTTGGTTGCGGCAATTTGGCTATATCCGGAAAAATTGCCTTTAAAGCGAACTGCAATAATTATAATTGCTACGTTGATTATTATTTTACCTGGTTTATTCCTATTTAGAATCCAGGCCCAATCCAAAATAATAAACCTGGCTCTGATTCCAAAAAATCTGGAACAATATTTTGGTGGCCTGCTGCAATACCTGATTCCCCTTCCCCTAACGCTCTACTTGCTGTGGAGATGGCGCCGGGTTTTTCGAGCGCCTCGTGCCGCCCTGCCACAAGAACCGGGAGAGAGATTCGTCCTGTTCCTCTCCTTAATTATTTTGGGCAACATCTTGTGCCTGTCTCCGGCGCCCCAATGTGAGCATCGCTATTTAATGCACCTCTATCCTTTGTGCGCTATTATCCTTGGGTGGGTCATTATACAAACCTGGCGTTATTATAAAGTTGCCGGGGTTTTGTTGGCTTTGCTCCTGCTATTTACCAACTGGCTTTATCTGGTGCCCATGGATTGGTTGACCATCACCAATCGGCCTACGCTCAATGACCGTAACATGCTCACTTCCCCCAATATTCCCCTCAAGCTCTTTCTTACTGAACTTATCTCCGGCTACCCCGACGTGAACGGCAGTTACATCCACTTTTTTCAAACTCACGCGCAACCCGGGGATACCATCCTGACCACCTATGGTGATTTGCCTTTACAATTCTATACGCCTTTTCGGGTGGTCGGTGGCTTGGAGGGCCCCATTGCCCTCTCTCAATCCCCCGAATGGGTGGTGCCCCGTTGGGTTACCCGATGGAATCGGACTTATCATTTAAATGAATCGGAGCTTTTCATTAAGGAAAAGCTCCCCCTGGGCTCGGATTATTGCCGGATAGTTTTACCATTTGCGGACGAAGAATTTGGGAACATCGCCGACCCTTATGCGCATCGCTTCATTCCTGACCCTCAGCCTTTGGCCGAAATCGAAATCTATAAAAAGCTCGGTCCCCGTCAAAATGTTCGTTAA
- the ruvX gene encoding Holliday junction resolvase RuvX has product MTNDQTFPKREASRILGLDMGEKRIGLAVSDPLGITAQGLEVWIRRNRQADLDHILQIAREYQVQQIVVGLPRHMDGRLGDAATSIMEFAGALGEALKVEVIPWDERLTTAAAERVLIQADVSRRRRRQVVDQLAAVLILQSYLDSLGLNL; this is encoded by the coding sequence ATGACCAACGACCAGACCTTTCCTAAGCGCGAGGCCAGCCGAATTCTCGGCTTGGATATGGGCGAGAAACGTATCGGCTTGGCCGTGAGCGATCCTTTGGGGATCACGGCCCAAGGCCTGGAGGTGTGGATTCGCCGGAACCGCCAGGCTGACCTGGACCACATCCTTCAGATCGCCCGTGAATATCAGGTGCAGCAGATCGTGGTAGGCCTGCCCCGCCATATGGATGGCCGCCTGGGGGATGCCGCGACGAGCATCATGGAGTTCGCCGGCGCGCTCGGTGAGGCCCTGAAGGTTGAGGTCATCCCTTGGGATGAACGCCTCACCACTGCTGCGGCCGAACGGGTGCTGATACAGGCGGACGTAAGTCGCCGGCGTCGGCGCCAGGTGGTGGATCAATTGGCCGCCGTGCTCATCTTGCAGAGTTACCTGGACTCCCTCGGGCTAAACTTATAG
- the mraZ gene encoding division/cell wall cluster transcriptional repressor MraZ, with the protein MFTGSYFHTMDNKGRVSIPARYRETLKDRKDRHIIITNWEGYVLAFPQSEWLKFEEGLAAKPILDNRVRALQRFIISGAEECSLDRQGRILVSQNLRDYAKLNREVCLVGAIRCFEIWDRSTFESHRKHLEETIDEGMLHELLI; encoded by the coding sequence ATGTTTACCGGTAGCTATTTCCACACTATGGATAACAAGGGACGGGTAAGCATTCCGGCCCGCTACCGGGAGACCCTCAAGGATCGCAAGGATCGTCATATAATCATTACCAACTGGGAAGGTTACGTCCTGGCTTTCCCGCAATCAGAATGGCTTAAATTCGAAGAAGGGCTGGCCGCGAAGCCGATACTGGACAATCGGGTAAGAGCTTTGCAGCGGTTCATAATTTCCGGCGCCGAGGAGTGTTCCCTGGATCGCCAGGGCCGCATCCTCGTGTCCCAAAATCTCCGGGACTACGCCAAGCTTAACCGGGAGGTCTGTTTGGTGGGGGCCATCCGCTGTTTTGAAATTTGGGACCGTAGCACCTTCGAGTCCCATCGCAAGCACTTGGAAGAAACTATCGATGAAGGGATGTTGCACGAATTACTGATCTAA
- the rsmH gene encoding 16S rRNA (cytosine(1402)-N(4))-methyltransferase RsmH — translation MHEPVMVGEVLVGLNCRSGRLYVDGTVGEGGHAAAILDHCGPEGELWGLDRDPNVLRAAASRLAHHTSRFQLFHRSYAQLGELLEETQRPGVAGILLDLGLSSFQLQQSERGFSFAGDEPLDMRFNSEGSGPTAATLLNRATQAELERIFWEYGEEHRARRLARLVVEERRRHPFQTTHQLVKVSEKAQGPGGRRGRLHPATRVFQALRIAVNLELEELAFFLDHAPAWLEPGGRLVVISYHSLEDRLVKHRMVAWERAGVMARLTRKPLTPTLAEIKANPRARSAKLRIAEKMVH, via the coding sequence GTGCATGAACCGGTGATGGTGGGGGAGGTACTGGTGGGCTTGAATTGCCGGTCCGGCCGCCTGTATGTGGATGGCACCGTGGGTGAGGGGGGGCATGCCGCGGCCATTCTGGACCACTGTGGCCCGGAGGGGGAGCTCTGGGGCCTCGATCGCGATCCAAACGTTCTCCGGGCGGCAGCAAGCCGGCTGGCCCACCACACCTCCAGATTTCAACTATTCCACCGCTCTTACGCCCAGTTGGGAGAACTGCTGGAAGAAACCCAGCGCCCAGGTGTGGCAGGCATCTTGCTGGACCTGGGCCTGTCTTCCTTTCAGTTGCAGCAGTCTGAACGTGGTTTTTCTTTTGCCGGGGATGAACCCCTGGACATGCGGTTTAATTCGGAAGGGTCAGGGCCTACGGCTGCAACATTATTGAACCGCGCCACCCAGGCCGAGTTAGAAAGAATTTTCTGGGAGTATGGCGAAGAGCATCGAGCCCGGCGCCTGGCGCGTCTGGTGGTGGAGGAAAGACGCCGCCACCCCTTCCAAACAACGCATCAGTTGGTAAAAGTGTCGGAAAAGGCCCAGGGACCCGGAGGGCGCAGGGGGAGACTGCATCCAGCTACCCGGGTCTTCCAGGCCTTACGCATAGCCGTGAACCTGGAGTTGGAGGAGCTGGCCTTTTTTCTGGACCACGCCCCAGCCTGGCTGGAGCCCGGCGGGCGCCTGGTGGTCATCTCTTACCACTCCCTGGAAGACCGCCTGGTTAAGCATCGCATGGTGGCCTGGGAACGAGCCGGAGTGATGGCTCGCCTTACCCGCAAGCCTCTCACCCCGACCTTGGCCGAAATCAAGGCCAACCCTCGGGCCCGCAGCGCCAAATTGCGTATTGCCGAGAAAATGGTCCATTAA